From the Salipiger sp. CCB-MM3 genome, the window AGACGCCAAGAATATGCGCGCCCGGCCCGATCTCTTCGAGAAAGCGGATCACATAGGCGACGTAATCCTCCACCCCGAAAGCGCCCGCCGATTTCGGCACATCGCGGGCGTTCTTCCAGTCGGTGATATAGACGTCATGGTCGCGCAGCAGCACTTTCACCGTGCCCGCCAGCAGCGTGGCGAAATGCCCCGAAAGCGGCGCGGTCACCAGCACCTTGGGGCGCGGCGTGTCGATCTCCTTGCGAAAATGCAGCAACTGGCCAAACGGCAGGTCGAGCGCCACTTCCTCGCGGACCGGCACGTCGCGGTTGCCATCGCGTACCGTGGTGATGCCGAAGGCCGGGCGCTCATGGCTGAGCCGGAACCGGCTGACCATCTCCAGCGCGGCGGCATTGTGCCGGGACAGCTGCGCGAAGGGCCCGGCAAGGCGCGGCATGAAAGTCAGCCCATGCAGCGCCGCCATGCGAAAAGGGGCGATAAAATCATCAAGTCCTTGGTAGCCTGCGTAGAGCACGTCGATTTCCCCTCGCTGCCTCGCGAAAACGCTAGCCAGGTCTGCGCGCACGATGCGACAAGAAACTGTGGTCTTGGCGCGAGTGACAGCGGGAGGAAGACGCATGGGGCAGGCAACGCTCACCATTTCATCGAAAAACTATTCCTCGTGGTCTTTGCGGGGCTGGCTGCTCTGCCGCATGGCCGGGCTGGAGTTCACCGAGGAGATGGTCGACACCACCGACGCCACCGCCCGGCAGGAGCTTTTGCTGCTCTCGCCCACGGTGCTGGTGCCTCGGCTGGTGCATGGCAAAGTGCAGGTCTGGGACACGCTGGCCATCGCTCAGTATCTCAACGAGATCCTGCCCGAGGCCGGGCTCTACCCCGATGACATCGTGGCGCGCTCGCATTGCCGGTCGATCTCTGGCGAGATGCATTCGGGCTTTTACAACCTGCGCTCGGCGCTGCCGATGAACCTCAAGGCGCGGCACCAGAGTTTCAAGATTTTCTCGGGCGCGCGGCCCGATGTCGAGCGGATCAAGGTGATCTGGCACGAGTGCCTCGACACCTACGGCGGGCCGTTCCTCTTTGGTGCGCGCCCCTCGGTCGCCGATGCCATGTACGCCCCGGTCTGCACGCGTTTCCGCACCTATTCGGTGGCGCTCGATCCGACGCTCGAGGCCTATGTCGAGACCATCCTGAACTGGGCGCCGATGCGCGAATGGACCGAAGGCGCGCTGGCCGAGCCCGACGAGATCGTCGAGCTTGAAGTGGAGTTTTAACGCGCCAGCTCGCGGGTGCCGCGGGCGATCCCTTCCAGCGTCATCGGCACCATGCGCTCCTCGAAAATCTCGCGGATCATCGCGATCGACTGGGTGTAGCGCCAGTGCTTCTCGGGCACCGGGTTGATCCACAGGTGATCGGGCCATTGCGCCCGGGCACGGCGGAGCCAGACCTCGCCCGCCTCCTTGTTCCAATGCTCATTGGCACCGCCCGGCACGGCGATCTCATAGGGGCTCATCGAAGCATCCCCGACGAAGATGCATTTATAGTCGGGCCCATAGGTGTTGAGCACCTCCCACGTCGGCAGTTGCGCGTCCCAGCGGCGGCGGTTGTCGCGCCAGACCCCTTCGTACAGGCAGTTGTGAAAATAGTAGTGCTCGAGGTGTTTGAACTCGGCCCGTGCCGCCGAGAACAGCTCTTCGACCACCTTCACATGCGGGTCCATCGAGCCGCCCGCGTCGAGAAACAGCAGCACCTTGACCGCATTGCGCCGATCGGGGCGGGTCTTCACGTCGAGATAGCCATGCTCGGCGGTGGCGCGGATCGTGCCGTCGAGGTCCAACTCATCCGCCGCCCCGTCGCGCGCCCAGGCCCGCAGCCGCTTCAGCGCGACCTTGATGTTGCGCGTGCCCAGTTCGACCTGATCGTCGAGGTTGCGGAACTCGCGCTTGTCCCAGACCTTCACCGCGCGCTGGTGGCGGCTTTGGTCCTGACCGATGCGCACGCCTTCGGGGTTGTAGCCATTGGCGCCAAAGGGCGACGTGCCCGCGGTGCCGATCCACTTGCTGCCGCCCTCGTGGCGCTTTTGCTGCTCGCGAAGGCGCTCCTTGAGCCCCTCCATCAGTTTCTCGAAGCCGCCCATCGCCTCGATCTCGGCCTTCTCTTCGGGCGACAGATGCTTTTCAGCCATCTTCTGCAGCCAGTCCGCGGGCAGCGCCACCGCCTCCAGAACCTGCTCGAAAGAGATCGCCTCGACGCCCTTGAAAGCCTCGGCAAAGGCGCGGTCGAACCGGTCGAGGTGGCGCT encodes:
- a CDS encoding glutathione S-transferase family protein, encoding MGQATLTISSKNYSSWSLRGWLLCRMAGLEFTEEMVDTTDATARQELLLLSPTVLVPRLVHGKVQVWDTLAIAQYLNEILPEAGLYPDDIVARSHCRSISGEMHSGFYNLRSALPMNLKARHQSFKIFSGARPDVERIKVIWHECLDTYGGPFLFGARPSVADAMYAPVCTRFRTYSVALDPTLEAYVETILNWAPMREWTEGALAEPDEIVELEVEF
- a CDS encoding vWA domain-containing protein; protein product: MFLRFFETLRQAQVPVSLREFLSFLEALKAGLARYDVEGFYYLARCALVKDERHLDRFDRAFAEAFKGVEAISFEQVLEAVALPADWLQKMAEKHLSPEEKAEIEAMGGFEKLMEGLKERLREQQKRHEGGSKWIGTAGTSPFGANGYNPEGVRIGQDQSRHQRAVKVWDKREFRNLDDQVELGTRNIKVALKRLRAWARDGAADELDLDGTIRATAEHGYLDVKTRPDRRNAVKVLLFLDAGGSMDPHVKVVEELFSAARAEFKHLEHYYFHNCLYEGVWRDNRRRWDAQLPTWEVLNTYGPDYKCIFVGDASMSPYEIAVPGGANEHWNKEAGEVWLRRARAQWPDHLWINPVPEKHWRYTQSIAMIREIFEERMVPMTLEGIARGTRELAR